Below is a genomic region from Methanolobus sediminis.
TGCCTGCTTTCCAGGGTTCACCAGGAAGCAGAACTGTCAACTGATGACGAAGAGCTGATACAAAAAGCAATTCTTGGAGGAATAGATGTGCTTAATTCACTCTATGAACCTGGAATGCCTGCGGCAGAACTGTCGACCCCAATGCACAGGAAAGCCTATGAGATCCTGGATGACAACGATCCTTATAAAAGCATGAAAGAGCTCAGCAGCAAAACTGCATCCCGCTTCATGCCGGTGATACGTTCCCATGTTTTTAACGGTGATGGGGATGATGTTGCAACATTCAAGCGTGCGGTGCTTGCGGCCGTCATAGGTAACTATTTTGATTACGGTGTAATGGGTCTTGAAGTTCCGATCGATGTTTTTGATGAAACATTTAAGGAACATTTCCAGAGGGGTCTGGACATCGATGACACCGAAAAAATGCTGGACAAACTCAGCAATGTTGTCTATCTTGCAGATAACTGCGGTGAAATACTTATTGATACTCTTGTCTTTGAGATCATCAAAAAGATGGGAGGAAATATCACCCTTGTCGTAAGGGGTGCGCCAATACTGAACGATGTGACCATGGAAGAGATCGAAGAGTTCGGAATTGCTGATAAAGTTGACCGCGTTCTGACAACCGGATCCAATGCCATCGGTGTTCGCTTGCAGGAGGCTCCTGCGGAGCTTAAGGATGCATTTGATAATGCCTCACTTATCATCAGCAAGGGAATGGCAAACTATGAGACCATGTCAGAAGAGAATTATAGACCAATAGCATATTTACTAAAGGTGAAGTGTGACCCTGTGGGAGAAGATATCGGGGCTCCAAAGGGCTGTTCAGTAGCCCGTCTATTTGAGTGAACAGTAAAGAGGGAAAAAGTATGTGTGAGCTAAAGGTCATCCTTGTTGATGGTGATAACCGTGAGACAGTAATGGAATCTGTCACAAGACTTGTCGTTGACGGGGATTCAGTTACAGTTTATGGTATATTCGGAGAGAGCGAGACTGTAAAAGGGTCTGTAAAAGAGATCAACTTTGGAACAGGTGAAGCTATACTTCACAAATGATTTTAATAGATATAAAAGACATTATACCTTTTAAAGTGGATTTCAGATTTCATTCACAATTATTGAGTTACTAATATTCGAATTAAGGACGAAAAGATAGGAAGGAACTAATATGTCAAAAGTAAAAGTTGCAATAAATGGATATGGTACAATTGGTAAACGTGTTGCTGATGCTGTTACCATGCAGGACGACATGGAAATAATAGGTATTGCAAAGACAAGACCAAATTATGAGGCTTTCGTTGCTCACGACAAGGGTTACAATGTCTACACCTTAGCTGACAGGGTAGATGATATGAAGAGTGCAGGAATCCCTGCTGCAGGTTCAATCGATGACATGATAGCAGAGGCAGATGTCGTTGTTGACTGTACCCCCGGAGGGATTGGTGAAAAGAACAAGGCACTTTACGAGAAAGCTGGTGTAAAGGCAATCTGGCAGGGCGGCGAAAAGCACGAGCTTGCAGGCTGCTCATTCAATGCAGAAGCAAATTACGAAGAAGCACTTGGCAGGGACTTCGTTAGGGTTGTATCCTGTAACACTACAGGTCTGTGCAGAGTTATCTATCCACTTGATCAGGAATATGGTGTAAAGAAGGTAAGAGTAACACTCATGAGAAGGTCTGCAGATCCAAATGATGTAAAGAACGGTCCGATCAATGCTATTGTTCCAAATCCTATCAAGCTCCCTTCACACCACGGTCCTGATGTAAAGTCTGTAATCCCACACATCAACATTGCATCAACCGCTGTAAAGCTGCCAACAACACTTATGCACCTGCACACCCTGAACATCGAGATGGAAAAGGACTGCAGTACTGAAGATGTAAAGGCATTGTTTGCAAAGCAGCCACGTATAAGAATGATCGGTCAGGGTATTGGTTCCACTGCCGAGATCATGGAACTTGGAAAGGATATGGGACGTCCAAGAGGCGATATGTGGGAGAACTGCGTATGGGAAGATTCCGTCACAATGTATGAGGGAGAACTCTATTTCTTCCAGGCAATCCACCAGGAGTCTGACGTAATCCCTGAGAATGTCGATGCAATCCGTGCAATGACAGAGCTTGAGAAAGACGGCGCAAAGTCCATAGCAAAGACCAACAAGGCAATGGGACTTTAATTTAAGTCTTACTAAACTTTAGTTAGATGTTTACATGCACGTGAACAATGAATTCCTGGAACTGAGTGAAAGGATAGCAAAAGCAGTGCATGTCTCCATCAAGGATATTGTCGGCACAGCTGAGGCCGGCAAAACCCTTTATACCGGTGCCGATGGCACACCTACGAAACTCATAGATGACGTTTCGGAAAAAGCTATTTTTGAAATTCTGGGAAAGGAAGGCAGTCCTTTCAGAATTATCAGTGAAGAGGCCGGAGAAAAGATTATAGGCAATTCTCCTGCGATTCCTGATCTGACAATTATAATCGATCCGATAGACGGCACATATAATGCTGTACAGGGAATTCCATTTTATAGCGTTTCACTTGCCATAACATCAACTGACCTTAACGATATAATATTCGGATATGTTCAGAACCTTGCCAACGGGGATACGTTTTATGCGGAAAATGGTAAAGGAGCTTATTTTAATGGTGCAAAACTGAAAACATCTGGTAATTCGGATATTCATAAATTCTGCATCAGTGTTTATGGTTACAGACGCAACACTGTGGCTGCATCAGGAATTTCTGAGAATGTAAGAAGGATCAGGTCATTTGGAAGTGTGGCTCTGGATCTATGTTATGTTGCAGCAGGAAAAATCGATGCATTTGTAGATGTCAGGGGTACAATGCGTATGACTGATATTGCAGCTGGCAAGCTCATTATTGAGGAAGCCGGTGGAATTGTTACTGATGGAGACGGTGACTCTTTAAAGTTAGAAAACCAATTATTAAGCAGGGTTTGTGTGATTGCATCCAACGGACTTGCACATGAGAGTATCTTAAAGCTTTCAACAGGGATAACAGATGAAGGTAAGTAAAATTGGTATTGTATCAAGATTCGATCAGCAGGCTGCTCTTGATATGGCCCGGAAGATATATGATGAGTTCAACTCAAAAGTGGAAATCTTCTTTTCACCGAAGACCGGACAACATCTGGGTATTACAGAGAATTGTCTTCCGGTAGACCAGATGCAGGCTGCTGGTGTAGAGCTCATCATTTCAGTAGGTGGGGACGGTACAGTGCTCCGCAATATTTCTAAGATGGATGATCCTATTCCGGTCCTTGGTATAAATATGGGCACACTTGGTTTTCTGGTGGATGTCCCTCCTGAAGATGCCATAAAGGATATTGCTGATGTTCTTAAAGGTTTTAGTTACACGGAACGTTCACGCCTTAGTGTTCATTTGAATGGTCAACGATTAAAGGATGCTACTAATGAGATTGTTCTTATCACTGCAAGACCTGCAAAGATACTCACTTTCAGGATCGCAGTTGATGATTCGGAAATAGAGGATATGAGGGCTGATGGTATTGTAGTTGCAACACCTACCGGTTCAACAGCATATGCAATGAGTGCAGGTGGACCAATTGTAGATCCGCGTGTGGATGCTTCGATCATTGTACCGATAGCTCCTTTCAAGCTTTCTGCAAGACCATGGATAGTGCCGGGCAACAGTACCATCAAAGTAGAAATGACCATACCTGAAAAGGAAGCTGCGCTTGTAATTGATGGGCAGCATTCTTACAACATGGTGGAGAATGATGTTGTTACTGTCACAAGAGCTGAAAATCCTGCAAGGTTTGTGAGCAGCTCTATTCACGGATTCTATGAAAAGGTGCAGAGCAAGTTATCATGAAGTTCAAGTTTGCGCAACCTTTCATATGATCCGATTTGAAATTGAAAATACATAAAATCAGCATAAAATTGCCTTCTAATTTCTAAATAAACATTGCTCTTGAACATTTGTGGGAAAACCTCAAATTATCTAAAAATACCTAACAGTTATATAATGGAACTGGAAATTGACCATCAATCAATGGAGTCAAAAGCATGTCAGAAAATAAAGATTACTCAAGAAACAAGCTTATGGATTATTTGAATTTGCCACCTCTTGATATTGAGATATGTGATGTGACACTCAGGGACGGTGAGCAGACA
It encodes:
- a CDS encoding NAD(+)/NADH kinase, translating into MKVSKIGIVSRFDQQAALDMARKIYDEFNSKVEIFFSPKTGQHLGITENCLPVDQMQAAGVELIISVGGDGTVLRNISKMDDPIPVLGINMGTLGFLVDVPPEDAIKDIADVLKGFSYTERSRLSVHLNGQRLKDATNEIVLITARPAKILTFRIAVDDSEIEDMRADGIVVATPTGSTAYAMSAGGPIVDPRVDASIIVPIAPFKLSARPWIVPGNSTIKVEMTIPEKEAALVIDGQHSYNMVENDVVTVTRAENPARFVSSSIHGFYEKVQSKLS
- a CDS encoding CooT family nickel-binding protein, which encodes MCELKVILVDGDNRETVMESVTRLVVDGDSVTVYGIFGESETVKGSVKEINFGTGEAILHK
- a CDS encoding type II glyceraldehyde-3-phosphate dehydrogenase is translated as MSKVKVAINGYGTIGKRVADAVTMQDDMEIIGIAKTRPNYEAFVAHDKGYNVYTLADRVDDMKSAGIPAAGSIDDMIAEADVVVDCTPGGIGEKNKALYEKAGVKAIWQGGEKHELAGCSFNAEANYEEALGRDFVRVVSCNTTGLCRVIYPLDQEYGVKKVRVTLMRRSADPNDVKNGPINAIVPNPIKLPSHHGPDVKSVIPHINIASTAVKLPTTLMHLHTLNIEMEKDCSTEDVKALFAKQPRIRMIGQGIGSTAEIMELGKDMGRPRGDMWENCVWEDSVTMYEGELYFFQAIHQESDVIPENVDAIRAMTELEKDGAKSIAKTNKAMGL
- a CDS encoding bifunctional fructose-bisphosphatase/inositol-phosphate phosphatase, which encodes MHVNNEFLELSERIAKAVHVSIKDIVGTAEAGKTLYTGADGTPTKLIDDVSEKAIFEILGKEGSPFRIISEEAGEKIIGNSPAIPDLTIIIDPIDGTYNAVQGIPFYSVSLAITSTDLNDIIFGYVQNLANGDTFYAENGKGAYFNGAKLKTSGNSDIHKFCISVYGYRRNTVAASGISENVRRIRSFGSVALDLCYVAAGKIDAFVDVRGTMRMTDIAAGKLIIEEAGGIVTDGDGDSLKLENQLLSRVCVIASNGLAHESILKLSTGITDEGK
- a CDS encoding damage-control phosphatase ARMT1 family protein produces the protein MKVHPRCSYCLLSRVHQEAELSTDDEELIQKAILGGIDVLNSLYEPGMPAAELSTPMHRKAYEILDDNDPYKSMKELSSKTASRFMPVIRSHVFNGDGDDVATFKRAVLAAVIGNYFDYGVMGLEVPIDVFDETFKEHFQRGLDIDDTEKMLDKLSNVVYLADNCGEILIDTLVFEIIKKMGGNITLVVRGAPILNDVTMEEIEEFGIADKVDRVLTTGSNAIGVRLQEAPAELKDAFDNASLIISKGMANYETMSEENYRPIAYLLKVKCDPVGEDIGAPKGCSVARLFE